One part of the Phaenicophaeus curvirostris isolate KB17595 chromosome 2, BPBGC_Pcur_1.0, whole genome shotgun sequence genome encodes these proteins:
- the LOC138717210 gene encoding cygnin-like: MRFLYLVFAVFLLVSLAVPGYGQMRKHCPKEGFCSSTCRKEDTRSFSADCRYYCCLPPSWKGK; encoded by the exons ATGAGGTTCCTCTACCTTGTCTTTGCTGTCTTCCTACTGGTCTCCTTGGCTGTCCCAG GCTATGGGCAGATGAGGAAGCACTGCCCCAAGGAGGGGTTCTGCTCCAGCACGTGCCGCAAGGAAGATACGCGGTCCTTCTCTGCTGACTGCAGGTACTACTGCTGCCTCCCACCCAGCtggaagggcaaatag